A part of Magnetospirillum sp. ME-1 genomic DNA contains:
- a CDS encoding primosomal protein N', which yields MSATSTPCLFNPGHRVAVMLPLPLGGAYDYAVGSEPLHPGDFVEVPLGNRLVTGVVWGAGDGKVEMGKLRPVARRLAAPPLPEVTRRFVDWVASYTLAPPGAVLKMAMSVPSALEPAAPHLALRLAASPPDVKETPARRKVIEAAGRLPPLSAADLAREAGVGPAVVKGLAEAGVLETVELPPPRAFAPPDLAQQRAELSPAQQEAADALVDALGRGFSVQLIDGVTGSGKTEVYFEAVAACLAAGRQVLVLLPEIALSAQWLERFRKRFGVKPALWHSDLGDATRRKTWRAVASGEAAIVVGARSGLFLPFQNLGLIVVDEEHDQAFKQEDHVCYHARDMAVVRARLGNFPAILASATPSLESLANVQAGRYQLVHLPDRHAGAVMPDILPVDLRRHPPPRGRWLSPRLVEALEEVMAAGEQAMLYLNRRGYAPLTLCRTCGHRLQCPHCTAWLVEHRSAGRLVCHHCGHHIRLPEKCPECEAEANFAACGPGVERVAEEAALLFPNARIAVMTSDTCTGPHAAAEFVRRVSDHEIDLLVGTQIVAKGYHFPMLTLVGVVDADLGLEGGDLRAGERTHQLLSQVAGRAGRAERPGRVLLQTYQPDHPVMRALRSGERDAFIAREAELRRAAGMPPYGRLAALILSGPDVGVVESYARTLAKAAPRAEGVQVLGPAPAPMALLRGRHRRRFLVQSSRAVNLQALLRDWLSRAAPPKSVRVQVDVDPYSFS from the coding sequence ATGTCCGCCACTTCAACCCCCTGCCTGTTCAATCCAGGTCATCGCGTCGCCGTGATGCTGCCTCTGCCGCTCGGCGGAGCCTACGATTACGCCGTGGGCTCCGAGCCCCTGCATCCCGGCGATTTCGTCGAGGTGCCGCTGGGCAACCGTCTGGTGACGGGCGTGGTCTGGGGGGCGGGCGATGGCAAGGTGGAGATGGGAAAGCTGCGTCCGGTGGCGCGCCGCCTCGCCGCGCCCCCCCTGCCCGAGGTGACGCGGCGCTTCGTCGATTGGGTGGCGTCCTACACCCTTGCGCCCCCCGGCGCGGTGCTGAAGATGGCCATGAGCGTGCCCTCGGCCCTGGAGCCCGCCGCCCCCCATCTGGCCCTTCGTCTTGCCGCCTCGCCCCCCGACGTCAAGGAGACGCCCGCCCGGCGCAAGGTGATCGAGGCGGCGGGCCGCCTGCCGCCGCTGTCGGCGGCCGACTTGGCCCGCGAGGCCGGGGTGGGGCCGGCGGTGGTCAAGGGGCTGGCCGAGGCGGGCGTGCTGGAAACCGTCGAACTGCCGCCGCCCCGCGCCTTTGCGCCGCCTGATCTTGCCCAGCAGCGCGCCGAACTGTCGCCGGCCCAGCAGGAGGCGGCCGACGCCCTGGTGGACGCTCTGGGGCGCGGTTTTTCTGTGCAGTTGATCGACGGGGTCACCGGCTCGGGCAAGACCGAGGTGTATTTCGAGGCGGTGGCGGCATGCCTGGCGGCCGGCCGCCAGGTGCTGGTGCTGCTGCCCGAGATCGCGCTGTCGGCCCAGTGGCTGGAGCGCTTCCGCAAGCGCTTCGGGGTCAAGCCCGCCCTGTGGCATTCCGACCTGGGCGACGCCACCCGGCGCAAGACCTGGCGGGCGGTGGCCTCGGGCGAGGCCGCCATCGTGGTCGGCGCCCGCTCGGGCCTGTTCCTGCCGTTCCAAAATCTCGGCCTGATCGTGGTGGACGAGGAGCACGACCAGGCCTTCAAGCAGGAGGACCACGTCTGCTACCACGCCCGCGACATGGCGGTGGTCCGCGCCCGGCTGGGGAATTTCCCCGCCATCCTGGCCTCGGCCACGCCGTCGCTGGAAAGCCTCGCCAACGTCCAGGCCGGCCGCTACCAATTGGTGCATCTGCCCGACCGCCATGCCGGAGCGGTGATGCCCGACATCCTCCCGGTGGATCTGCGCCGCCATCCGCCGCCAAGGGGCCGCTGGCTGTCGCCCCGGCTGGTGGAGGCGCTGGAAGAGGTGATGGCGGCGGGCGAGCAGGCCATGCTGTATCTCAACCGCCGGGGCTATGCGCCGCTGACGCTGTGCCGCACCTGCGGCCACCGGCTGCAATGCCCCCATTGCACCGCCTGGCTGGTGGAGCACAGATCGGCGGGGCGGCTGGTCTGCCACCATTGCGGCCACCATATCCGGCTGCCCGAAAAATGCCCGGAATGCGAGGCCGAGGCCAATTTCGCCGCCTGCGGCCCCGGCGTGGAGCGGGTGGCGGAGGAAGCCGCCCTGCTGTTCCCCAACGCCCGCATCGCGGTGATGACCTCGGACACCTGCACCGGCCCCCACGCGGCGGCCGAGTTCGTGCGCCGGGTCTCCGACCACGAGATCGACCTGCTGGTGGGCACCCAGATCGTCGCCAAGGGCTATCACTTCCCCATGCTGACCCTGGTGGGGGTGGTGGATGCCGATCTGGGGCTGGAGGGCGGCGACCTCAGGGCGGGCGAGCGCACCCATCAGCTTTTGTCCCAGGTGGCGGGGCGCGCCGGCCGCGCCGAGCGACCGGGCCGCGTGCTGCTCCAGACCTACCAGCCCGACCATCCGGTGATGCGCGCGCTGCGCTCGGGCGAGCGCGACGCCTTCATCGCGCGGGAAGCCGAACTGCGCCGCGCCGCCGGCATGCCCCCCTATGGCCGCCTCGCCGCCCTGATCCTGTCGGGGCCCGACGTGGGGGTGGTGGAGTCCTACGCCCGCACCCTGGCCAAGGCGGCGCCCCGGGCGGAGGGCGTGCAGGTGCTGGGGCCGGCGCCCGCGCCCATGGCCCTGCTGCGCGGCAGGCATCGCCGCCGCTTCCTGGTGCAAAGCAGCCGGGCGGTGAACCTCCAGGCCCTGCTGCGCGACTGGCTTTCCCGCGCCGCCCCCCCTAAAAGTGTGCGCGTCCAGGTGGACGTCGATCCCTATAGCTTTTCTTGA
- a CDS encoding MarR family transcriptional regulator — translation MGVTLKPVQALDLWRGAIVESVRRDAPDLSARQMALLLTVYLTPPPHTVRGLATTLNISKPAITRALDRLTEFGLVKRKVDDQDRRSVLIQRTVKGSVFLREFGEIIVVAGADAAEAG, via the coding sequence ATGGGCGTTACCCTGAAACCGGTGCAAGCTCTCGACCTCTGGCGCGGAGCCATCGTCGAAAGCGTCCGGCGTGACGCTCCCGACCTGTCGGCCCGCCAGATGGCGCTGCTGCTCACCGTCTATCTCACGCCGCCGCCCCACACGGTGCGCGGCCTGGCGACCACGCTCAACATCTCCAAGCCGGCCATCACCCGCGCACTCGACCGCCTGACCGAGTTCGGTCTGGTCAAGCGCAAGGTGGACGACCAGGACCGCCGCTCGGTTCTGATCCAGCGCACGGTCAAGGGCTCGGTGTTCCTGCGCGAATTCGGCGAGATCATCGTCGTCGCCGGCGCGGACGCCGCCGAGGCGGGCTGA
- a CDS encoding DUF805 domain-containing protein, translating into MTAVKTCIGKYATFQGRASRSEYWYFTLFMLILNLISGVIAGASLGVLAVLPLVLTIALFVPALAVSVRRLHDLDKSGWWVLIILIPLIGGLILLFWACKRGTEGQNMYGSDPLWTALIPAP; encoded by the coding sequence ATGACCGCGGTTAAGACCTGTATCGGCAAGTACGCCACCTTCCAGGGCCGGGCATCCCGTTCGGAATACTGGTACTTCACCCTGTTCATGCTCATCCTTAACCTGATTTCCGGAGTGATCGCCGGCGCCTCCCTCGGCGTGCTGGCGGTGCTGCCCTTGGTCCTGACCATCGCCCTGTTCGTGCCCGCACTGGCGGTGTCGGTCCGCCGGCTGCACGATCTGGACAAGTCGGGCTGGTGGGTCCTGATCATCCTGATTCCGCTGATCGGCGGCCTGATTCTGCTGTTCTGGGCCTGCAAGCGGGGGACCGAGGGGCAGAACATGTACGGCAGCGATCCCTTGTGGACCGCACTGATCCCCGCGCCGTAA
- a CDS encoding helix-turn-helix domain-containing protein, whose translation MVMNKKLFLGYKLRRLRDGKKLSQAALAALLEVSPSYLNQIENNQRPLTVPVLLRIAKVLDVDLATLVEDEESRLVADLREALNDPVFGSGSIGLSELRNAASASPELAKRVLTLYQTFRQLDERMQSLTENLSSATGEERGGHAHFPYEEVRDFFYYCNNYFGTLDEAAEALVEAEGFRLGQMHNDLVAYLENRHGVRVRIVAEDDTAGMRTFEPGAGSLSLSALLSVPSRTFQLAHQVALLAYHELIEEVVGGAKLSSDDARSICRVGLANYFAGALVMPYMAFANQAKLLRHDIEQLQSRFGASFEQVAHRLSTLQRPGARGVPFYFVRVDMAGNITKRHSATRFHFTRFGGACPLWNVHEAFARPGKILVQLARMPDSISYICVARTVSKRGGSYLRPDRHFAVGLGCETAYAADVVYSAGLDLASEQAAVPIGVNCRICERDDCRQRAFPPIGSHISVDENNRSFVPYLFA comes from the coding sequence ATGGTCATGAACAAGAAACTGTTTCTCGGCTACAAGCTCCGGCGGCTGCGCGACGGCAAGAAGCTGTCCCAGGCGGCGCTCGCCGCGCTGCTGGAGGTGTCGCCCAGCTATCTCAACCAGATCGAAAACAACCAGCGCCCGCTGACGGTGCCGGTGCTGCTGCGCATCGCCAAGGTGCTGGACGTGGACCTCGCCACCCTGGTGGAGGACGAGGAATCCCGTCTGGTGGCCGATCTGCGCGAGGCGCTGAACGATCCGGTGTTCGGCTCGGGCTCCATCGGCCTGTCCGAGCTCCGGAACGCCGCCTCGGCCTCGCCGGAACTGGCCAAGAGGGTGCTGACCCTCTACCAGACCTTCCGCCAGCTGGACGAGCGCATGCAGTCGCTGACCGAGAACCTGTCCTCGGCCACGGGGGAAGAGCGGGGCGGCCACGCCCATTTCCCCTACGAGGAGGTTCGGGACTTCTTCTATTACTGCAACAACTACTTCGGCACCCTGGACGAGGCGGCGGAAGCGCTGGTGGAGGCCGAGGGCTTCCGCCTGGGCCAGATGCACAACGATCTGGTGGCCTATCTGGAAAACCGCCACGGCGTGCGCGTGCGCATCGTCGCCGAGGACGACACGGCGGGCATGCGCACCTTCGAGCCGGGCGCGGGCTCGCTGTCCCTTTCCGCGCTGCTGTCGGTGCCCAGCCGCACCTTCCAGCTGGCCCATCAGGTGGCGCTGCTGGCCTATCACGAACTGATCGAGGAGGTGGTGGGCGGCGCCAAGCTGTCGTCGGACGACGCGCGCTCCATCTGCCGGGTGGGGCTGGCCAATTACTTCGCCGGCGCCCTGGTGATGCCCTACATGGCCTTCGCCAATCAGGCCAAGCTGCTGCGCCACGACATCGAGCAGCTGCAAAGCCGCTTCGGCGCCAGCTTCGAGCAGGTGGCCCATCGCCTGTCCACCCTGCAGCGCCCCGGCGCACGCGGCGTGCCGTTCTATTTCGTGCGCGTCGACATGGCCGGCAACATCACCAAGCGGCATTCGGCGACGCGCTTCCACTTCACCCGCTTCGGCGGCGCCTGCCCCTTGTGGAACGTGCACGAGGCCTTCGCCCGCCCCGGCAAGATCCTGGTGCAGTTGGCCCGCATGCCCGATTCCATCTCCTATATCTGCGTCGCCCGCACGGTGTCGAAACGCGGCGGTTCCTACTTGCGTCCCGACCGCCATTTCGCCGTGGGTCTGGGCTGCGAGACGGCCTACGCCGCCGACGTGGTCTATTCCGCCGGCCTCGACCTCGCCTCCGAGCAGGCCGCCGTGCCCATCGGCGTCAATTGCCGCATCTGCGAGCGCGACGATTGCCGCCAGCGCGCCTTCCCCCCCATCGGCAGCCATATCAGCGTGGACGAGAACAACCGGTCGTTCGTGCCATATCTGTTTGCGTAA
- the tsaE gene encoding tRNA (adenosine(37)-N6)-threonylcarbamoyltransferase complex ATPase subunit type 1 TsaE: MSLVISFDLPTEADTMALGRRLAALVRPGDVIALSGTLGTGKSTLARALIRALTDDDEEVPSPTFTLVQQYETEAGLVWHFDLYRLDKPDDALELDIEEAFAEGISLIEWPDRLGPHLPRKRLDVSLQQGEAGLGRHATLTAFGPWAERLGDFLHE; this comes from the coding sequence ATGAGCCTCGTCATCTCCTTCGATCTCCCCACCGAGGCCGACACCATGGCGCTGGGCCGCCGGCTGGCCGCCCTGGTCCGCCCCGGCGACGTCATCGCGCTTTCGGGCACGCTGGGCACCGGCAAGAGCACGCTCGCCCGCGCCCTGATCCGGGCGCTCACCGACGACGACGAGGAGGTGCCCAGCCCCACCTTCACCCTGGTGCAGCAATACGAGACCGAAGCGGGGCTGGTCTGGCATTTCGACCTCTACCGCCTGGACAAGCCCGACGACGCCCTGGAACTGGACATCGAGGAGGCCTTCGCCGAGGGTATCAGCCTGATCGAATGGCCGGACCGGCTGGGGCCGCATCTGCCGCGCAAGCGCCTGGACGTTTCGCTGCAACAGGGCGAGGCCGGGCTGGGCCGCCACGCCACGCTCACCGCCTTTGGCCCCTGGGCCGAGCGCCTTGGAGATTTCCTGCATGAGTGA
- a CDS encoding DUF484 family protein: protein MARKRDDAALHLPLPDERQVMAFLQAHPDFLVRHPDLLLSLSPPSRWAEDDGVLDMQVFMIERLRDEVERVRGAAEHLIHTSRSNMSIQTRTHRAVLSILSADNMAELVEAVSDDLPALLDVDVATLCFEKTEEALPELMAPGILTLPVGTVVQIMGGADRDCALTEEMPGDPALFAGGAGLVQSSAVVRLSPGGRSPEGAMALGSRFGRTFHAGQATELITFLARVVEGSVRRFVG, encoded by the coding sequence ATGGCGCGCAAGCGCGACGACGCCGCGTTGCATCTGCCGCTGCCCGACGAACGGCAGGTCATGGCATTCCTGCAGGCCCATCCCGACTTCCTGGTCCGCCACCCCGACCTGCTGCTGTCGCTGTCGCCGCCGTCGCGCTGGGCCGAGGACGACGGCGTGCTGGACATGCAGGTATTCATGATCGAGCGCCTCAGAGACGAGGTGGAGCGGGTCCGGGGCGCCGCCGAGCACCTGATCCACACCTCGCGCTCCAACATGTCCATCCAGACCCGCACCCACCGCGCCGTGCTGTCCATCTTAAGCGCCGACAACATGGCCGAGCTGGTGGAAGCGGTGTCCGACGACCTGCCGGCGCTTTTGGACGTGGACGTGGCGACGCTGTGTTTCGAGAAGACCGAGGAAGCGCTGCCCGAGCTGATGGCCCCGGGCATCCTTACCCTGCCGGTGGGTACCGTCGTCCAGATCATGGGCGGCGCCGACCGCGACTGCGCGCTGACCGAGGAGATGCCGGGCGACCCCGCTCTGTTCGCCGGCGGCGCCGGTCTGGTGCAATCCTCGGCCGTGGTCCGCCTGTCGCCGGGCGGGCGCTCGCCCGAAGGCGCCATGGCGCTGGGCTCGCGCTTTGGGCGCACCTTCCATGCCGGCCAGGCCACCGAACTGATCACCTTCCTGGCCCGCGTGGTCGAGGGCTCGGTACGACGTTTCGTGGGGTAG
- a CDS encoding aminoglycoside phosphotransferase family protein, which yields MSDREDLIRSFLTKAGWGTAKRGKLAGDASFRHYDRLLRGTEPAVLMDAPPPKEDVRPFVRIARHLKALGLSAPDLLSVDEENGLLLLEDLGDATYTRLLDADHDEAALYALATDVLAEIAARPDAVLAGTPPYDDERLLTEACLLTDWYMPAMAGKETEAGARAEYVEIWQRLLPVARMVPDTLVLRDFHVDNLMLLDRKGLAACGLLDFQDAVIGPMTYDLMSLLEDARRDIDPVMIEIMKGRFLKRFPHIDRAVFEASWAVMAASRHAKVIGIFTRLCRRDGKPSYLVHIPRVWRLLEGACKHPVLAELTRWLDRHIPTETRGVPAP from the coding sequence ATGAGTGACCGCGAGGACCTGATCCGCTCCTTCCTGACCAAGGCCGGTTGGGGCACGGCCAAGCGCGGAAAGCTGGCCGGCGACGCCAGCTTCCGCCATTACGACCGTCTGCTGCGCGGCACCGAGCCCGCCGTGCTGATGGACGCCCCGCCGCCCAAGGAGGACGTGCGACCCTTCGTGCGCATCGCCCGGCACCTGAAGGCGCTGGGCCTCTCCGCCCCCGATCTGCTGAGCGTTGACGAGGAGAACGGCCTGCTGCTGCTGGAAGACCTGGGCGACGCCACCTATACCCGCCTGCTGGACGCCGATCACGACGAGGCGGCACTCTACGCCCTGGCCACCGACGTGCTGGCCGAGATCGCGGCCAGGCCCGATGCGGTACTGGCCGGCACGCCGCCCTATGACGACGAGCGCCTGCTGACCGAGGCCTGCCTGCTGACCGACTGGTACATGCCCGCCATGGCCGGCAAGGAAACCGAGGCGGGCGCGCGGGCCGAATACGTGGAGATCTGGCAGCGCCTGCTCCCCGTCGCCCGCATGGTCCCCGACACATTGGTGCTGCGCGACTTCCATGTGGACAACCTGATGCTGCTGGACCGCAAGGGCCTTGCCGCCTGCGGGTTGCTGGACTTCCAGGACGCGGTGATCGGGCCCATGACCTACGACCTGATGAGCCTGCTGGAAGATGCGCGCCGCGACATCGACCCGGTGATGATCGAGATCATGAAGGGCCGCTTCCTCAAGCGTTTCCCCCACATCGACCGCGCCGTGTTCGAGGCGTCGTGGGCGGTGATGGCCGCAAGCCGCCACGCCAAGGTGATCGGCATCTTCACCCGCCTGTGCCGGCGCGACGGCAAGCCCTCCTATCTGGTCCACATTCCCCGCGTCTGGCGCCTGCTGGAAGGGGCCTGCAAGCATCCGGTGCTGGCCGAGCTGACCCGGTGGCTGGACCGCCACATCCCCACGGAGACGCGCGGAGTGCCCGCCCCATGA
- a CDS encoding tyrosine recombinase XerC yields MPPTPIHFAAKADLARAVESWKQWLGAEKRASGHTLDGYGRDLAAFLTFLTGHLGAEPDLAALNGLGAGDFRAFLARRTDDGLGRSSLARLMSTLRGFFKFLDRHGLVHNPAITAVKSPRPPKSVPKPLAPDEALEALASAGELHDEPWLAARDVALFTLLYGAGLRLGEALSLLRRDLPRGDTMVITGKGNKQRVVPVLPVVRDAIADYLKRLPYPADADMPLFLGARGGPLNPGVVQRQMRRLRLLMGLPDTATPHALRHSFATHLLAGGGDLRTIQELLGHSSLSTTQRYTEVDAARLTRVYRDAHPRAKA; encoded by the coding sequence ATGCCGCCGACCCCCATCCATTTCGCGGCCAAGGCCGACCTCGCCCGCGCGGTGGAGTCGTGGAAGCAATGGCTGGGGGCGGAAAAGCGGGCGTCCGGCCATACGCTGGACGGCTATGGCCGCGACCTTGCCGCCTTTCTGACCTTCCTGACCGGGCATCTGGGGGCCGAGCCCGATCTGGCCGCCCTGAACGGTCTGGGGGCGGGGGATTTTCGCGCCTTTCTGGCGCGGCGCACCGATGACGGGCTGGGGCGTTCGTCCCTGGCCCGGCTGATGAGCACGCTGCGCGGCTTCTTCAAGTTCCTCGACCGCCACGGGCTGGTCCACAACCCGGCCATCACGGCGGTGAAGTCGCCCCGCCCGCCCAAGTCGGTGCCCAAGCCGCTCGCCCCCGACGAGGCGCTGGAGGCCCTGGCCAGCGCCGGCGAGTTGCATGACGAGCCCTGGCTGGCGGCCCGCGACGTGGCTCTGTTCACCCTGCTCTACGGCGCCGGGCTGCGCCTGGGCGAAGCCCTGTCGCTCTTGCGCCGCGACCTGCCCCGCGGCGACACCATGGTCATCACCGGCAAGGGCAACAAGCAGCGCGTCGTGCCCGTCCTGCCGGTGGTCCGGGACGCCATCGCCGATTACCTGAAGCGCCTGCCCTATCCCGCCGATGCCGACATGCCGCTGTTCCTGGGCGCCCGCGGCGGCCCGCTCAATCCCGGCGTGGTGCAGCGGCAGATGCGCCGCCTTCGCCTGCTGATGGGCCTGCCCGACACCGCCACGCCGCACGCCCTGCGCCACTCCTTCGCCACCCACCTGCTGGCCGGCGGCGGGGATTTGCGGACCATCCAGGAATTGCTGGGCCATTCCTCGCTGTCCACCACCCAGCGCTATACCGAGGTGGATGCCGCCCGTCTCACCCGCGTCTACCGGGACGCCCATCCGAGGGCCAAGGCATGA
- a CDS encoding nucleotidyltransferase family protein: MSAHITHAMVLAAGLGLRMRPITLTTPKPLVNVAGRTMLDRALDHVERAGIDEIVVNTHWLADKVAEHLAGRGGITISHEPDLLETGGGVAKALPHLGHSSFFVVNSDIIWTDGDVPALTRLARMWDPDRMDALLLLQKVETAVGYEGKGDFFLDAADVPHRRGEAPSAPTLFSGVQVLHHRLFEGAPEGKFSLNVLYDRAAAARRLFGLVHDGRWYHVGTPEALPEVERLLSA; encoded by the coding sequence ATGAGCGCTCACATCACCCACGCCATGGTTCTGGCGGCGGGTCTCGGCCTGCGTATGCGGCCCATCACGCTGACTACGCCGAAGCCGCTGGTCAATGTCGCCGGACGCACCATGCTGGACCGGGCACTGGACCATGTGGAGCGCGCCGGCATCGACGAGATCGTGGTCAACACCCACTGGCTGGCCGACAAGGTGGCCGAGCATCTGGCGGGAAGGGGCGGCATCACCATCTCCCACGAGCCGGACCTGCTGGAGACCGGCGGCGGGGTGGCCAAGGCACTGCCCCATCTCGGCCATTCCTCGTTCTTCGTGGTCAACAGCGACATCATCTGGACCGATGGCGACGTGCCGGCGCTCACCCGCCTCGCCCGCATGTGGGACCCGGACCGCATGGACGCCCTGCTGCTGCTGCAAAAGGTGGAGACGGCCGTCGGCTACGAGGGCAAGGGCGACTTCTTCCTCGACGCAGCCGACGTGCCCCATCGCCGGGGCGAAGCCCCTTCGGCGCCCACCCTGTTCTCCGGCGTGCAGGTACTGCACCACCGCCTGTTCGAGGGCGCGCCCGAGGGCAAGTTCTCGCTCAACGTCCTCTACGACCGGGCGGCGGCGGCCAGACGCCTGTTCGGGCTGGTCCACGACGGCAGGTGGTACCACGTGGGAACGCCCGAGGCCCTGCCCGAGGTCGAGCGGCTGCTGTCGGCCTGA
- a CDS encoding helicase-related protein, giving the protein MTRILAVLGPTNTGKTHFAMERMLAHASGMIGFPLRLLARENYDRIVRLKGAGQVALITGEEKIIPPHPRWLVCTVESMPLDRRVAFLAVDEIQLCADPERGHIFTDRLLHARGDAETLFLGAETIKPLIRRLVPGVEFMSRPRFSQLSHVGAKKLGRLPPRSVLVAFSAAEVYSMAEFVRRSRGGAAVVLGALSPRTRNAQVGMYQAGEVDYIVATDAIGMGLNMDVDHVAFASLRKFDGRAPRPLEPTEIAQIAGRAGRHMNDGTFGTTLDAGTIAPEIAEQVETHRFDPLKTLYWRNSDLRFASVPALLASLDRPPEKPGLLRARDADDQLALAALSQDEEIVKLANHPERVRLLWEVCRVPDFRKVMDESHTRLLGRIFRHLAAPKGRLPTDWLAENIRRIDRTDGELDAIVQRIANIRTWTYVSHRSDWVAESAHWQEVTRGVEDRLSDALHQRLTNRFVDKRTAVLVRRMRDGDGMEAEIGDGGEVRVEGEFVGRLKGFCFEADKAETGAAARTMQAAALRALVPEVERRLAQALADPPEAFDLDPDGLSWRGEVLARLAPGFDALHPQVEAPLGELLPPKGRERLRKKLGEVLGLWLAARLPTLFRLPDAPLTGAARGLAHQLAEGLGSMQADESLVRTLSQDDSLALARLDIRVGRHGLYIPALLKPKAQALRALLWRIHTGAPAPGIPGPRPAVMVPDGVPAAFYEAVGYGVLGKVAVRRDVLERFAALARASAHSGPFQPSHEMHSALGLGIEATESALGALGYVKAGDGFRTGRKPRRKVRPDKPSDSPFAVLKQPR; this is encoded by the coding sequence ATGACCCGCATCCTCGCCGTCCTCGGCCCCACCAATACCGGCAAGACCCACTTCGCCATGGAGCGCATGCTGGCCCATGCCAGCGGCATGATCGGCTTTCCCCTGCGGCTCCTGGCGCGCGAGAACTACGACCGCATCGTGCGCCTCAAGGGCGCGGGCCAGGTGGCACTGATCACCGGCGAGGAGAAGATCATCCCGCCCCATCCGCGCTGGCTGGTCTGCACGGTGGAATCCATGCCGCTGGACCGGAGGGTGGCGTTCCTGGCCGTGGACGAGATTCAGCTCTGCGCCGATCCTGAGCGCGGCCACATCTTCACCGACCGCCTGCTGCATGCCAGGGGCGATGCCGAGACCCTGTTCCTGGGGGCCGAGACCATCAAGCCCCTGATCCGCCGGCTGGTGCCGGGCGTCGAGTTCATGAGCCGTCCGCGCTTTTCCCAGCTGAGCCATGTGGGGGCGAAGAAGCTGGGCCGCCTGCCGCCGCGCTCGGTGCTGGTGGCGTTTTCGGCCGCCGAGGTCTATTCCATGGCCGAGTTCGTCCGCCGCTCCAGGGGCGGCGCGGCGGTGGTGCTGGGCGCGCTTTCCCCTCGCACCCGCAACGCCCAGGTGGGCATGTACCAGGCGGGCGAGGTGGACTACATCGTCGCCACCGACGCCATCGGCATGGGGCTCAACATGGACGTGGACCATGTGGCCTTCGCGTCCTTGCGCAAGTTCGACGGACGCGCCCCCCGCCCGCTGGAGCCCACCGAGATCGCCCAGATCGCCGGCCGCGCCGGGCGGCACATGAACGACGGCACCTTCGGCACCACGCTGGACGCCGGGACCATCGCGCCCGAAATCGCCGAGCAGGTGGAGACCCACCGCTTCGATCCCTTGAAGACCCTCTACTGGCGCAATTCCGACCTGCGCTTCGCCTCCGTCCCCGCCCTTCTGGCCAGCCTGGACCGGCCGCCGGAGAAACCCGGCCTGCTGCGCGCCCGCGACGCCGACGACCAATTGGCGCTGGCGGCGCTGTCCCAGGACGAGGAGATCGTGAAGCTCGCCAATCACCCCGAGCGGGTCAGGCTGCTGTGGGAGGTCTGCCGCGTCCCCGATTTCCGCAAGGTGATGGACGAATCCCACACCCGCCTGCTGGGCCGTATCTTCCGCCATCTGGCCGCACCCAAGGGGCGGCTGCCCACCGACTGGCTGGCCGAGAACATCAGGCGCATCGACCGCACCGACGGCGAGTTGGACGCCATCGTCCAGAGAATCGCCAACATCCGCACCTGGACCTACGTCTCCCATCGCAGCGACTGGGTCGCCGAGTCCGCCCATTGGCAGGAGGTGACCCGCGGCGTCGAGGACCGCCTGTCCGACGCTCTGCACCAGCGCCTCACCAACCGCTTCGTCGACAAGCGCACCGCCGTTCTGGTGCGGCGCATGAGGGACGGCGACGGCATGGAGGCCGAGATCGGCGACGGGGGCGAGGTACGGGTGGAAGGCGAGTTCGTCGGCCGCCTCAAGGGCTTTTGCTTCGAGGCCGACAAGGCCGAGACGGGCGCGGCGGCGCGCACCATGCAGGCCGCCGCGCTCCGCGCCCTGGTCCCCGAGGTGGAGCGCCGCCTGGCCCAGGCCCTGGCCGACCCGCCCGAGGCCTTCGACCTGGATCCGGACGGTCTGTCATGGCGCGGCGAAGTCCTGGCCCGCCTCGCCCCCGGTTTCGACGCCCTGCATCCCCAGGTGGAGGCGCCGCTGGGTGAGTTGCTGCCGCCCAAGGGCCGCGAGCGCCTGCGCAAGAAGCTGGGCGAGGTCTTGGGACTTTGGCTGGCCGCCCGCCTGCCCACGCTGTTCCGCCTGCCCGATGCCCCGCTCACGGGCGCGGCGCGGGGACTGGCCCACCAACTGGCCGAGGGGCTGGGCTCCATGCAAGCCGACGAATCCCTGGTCCGCACCCTGTCCCAGGATGATTCCCTGGCGCTGGCCCGCCTGGACATCCGGGTGGGGCGGCACGGGCTTTACATCCCCGCTCTTCTGAAGCCCAAGGCGCAGGCCCTGCGCGCCCTGCTGTGGCGCATCCACACCGGAGCTCCCGCCCCCGGCATCCCCGGCCCCCGTCCGGCGGTGATGGTGCCCGACGGCGTGCCCGCCGCCTTCTACGAAGCGGTGGGCTATGGCGTGCTGGGCAAGGTGGCGGTGCGCCGCGACGTGCTCGAACGCTTCGCCGCCCTGGCGCGTGCGAGCGCCCATTCCGGCCCTTTCCAGCCCAGCCACGAGATGCACTCGGCGCTGGGTCTGGGAATCGAGGCCACGGAAAGCGCGCTGGGCGCCCTGGGTTATGTGAAGGCGGGCGACGGGTTCAGGACGGGCAGGAAACCCCGACGCAAGGTCCGGCCGGACAAGCCCTCGGATTCGCCCTTCGCGGTGTTGAAGCAGCCGCGCTGA